The Asticcacaulis excentricus CB 48 genome includes a window with the following:
- a CDS encoding error-prone DNA polymerase: protein MMPPPYVELQCASYFSFLQGCSSPDELFVRAQALGLEALAIADRNTLAGMVRAHVAAKATGVRLIVGCHLDLTDGASLLVYPTDRTAYARLSRLLTVGKARGGKGRCDLTWQDVEDFNAGLIGIFIPEEADEVCAQRLRRFKTIFAERAHMALTLRRRQGDHLRLHDLSNLAARVRVPTVITNDVLYHVHERDQLHDVVTCIRHNCTIDTMGDLRHCYADRYLKTPEEMYRLFPGYEGALRRSAEIAEQCRFSLDELKYQYPEEKLLPGLSAIDALKKLTWEGAKRRYPEGVPQKVIDLLRHELTLIEKLNYAPYFLTVNAIVNFARSQDILCQGRGSAANSCVCFVLGITSVDPDRNDLLFERFISEERGEPPDIDVDFEHQRREEVLQWVYETYGRSHAALTAVVTRFRTRGAIRAVLKVMGYPEDTIKLISKQVTHWHRGGMTLAEAEGLGLNLNDRRLKLAIDLHLLLMNVPRHLSQHPGGFVLTHDRLDELVPIEPARMKARQVIEWDKDDIDVLAFMKVDCLGLGMMSCMKRSLDLLAEVKGIELDLATIPAEDPRTYAMIRKADTVGVFQIESRAQQAMLPRTKPRTFYDLVVQVAIVRPGPIQGGMVHPYLRRREGTEEVTYPSKELEAILSKTLGVPLFQEQAMSVVIKAAGFSPGRADMVRRAMATFKHTGGVSKFHDEIVQGMLKNGYTQDYAEQIFSQLEGFGSYGFPESHAYSFALIAYASSWMKCHHPDVFCAALLNSQPMGFYAPAQLVRNAQEHGVEVRPVCVNASHWDCTLEETNRPGRYAVRLGFRLVKGLKSADIAKLILHRGDYPFTSISDLWKRARTPVATLRQLAKADAFSPALGLNRRDALFAIRALRDDPLPLFDHLEAIAGGTHEMPEPQVSLKPMTAGAVVVEDYNHLGLTLGTHPVSFLREELRQRGLMPCADAMASKDGRNVSVAGMVLVRQKPGSANGVMFMTLEDETRDANVVVWEKVATAHKAAVYGSSFVAINGYIQREGEVVHLIARSIFDLSPLLASIGERDTPLSVPRMPGDEFRNGGPGQDARVARAQGGGWVQKSRDFR from the coding sequence CTGATGCCGCCACCTTACGTCGAGCTTCAGTGCGCGTCCTACTTCTCCTTCCTGCAGGGCTGTTCATCCCCCGATGAGCTGTTCGTGCGGGCGCAGGCACTGGGTCTGGAAGCGCTCGCCATCGCCGATCGCAACACGCTTGCGGGCATGGTGCGCGCCCATGTGGCCGCCAAAGCCACGGGGGTACGCCTGATCGTCGGATGTCACCTCGATCTGACCGATGGGGCGTCGCTTCTGGTCTATCCCACCGACCGGACGGCCTATGCGCGGCTGTCGCGGCTTTTGACGGTGGGCAAGGCACGGGGCGGGAAGGGCCGGTGCGACCTCACTTGGCAGGATGTCGAGGACTTCAACGCAGGTCTGATCGGCATTTTCATCCCGGAAGAGGCCGACGAGGTCTGCGCCCAGCGTCTGCGGCGCTTCAAAACCATCTTTGCGGAGCGCGCCCATATGGCGCTGACGCTGCGCCGCCGGCAGGGGGACCATCTGCGCCTGCATGACCTGTCGAACCTGGCGGCCAGGGTGCGCGTGCCCACCGTCATTACCAACGATGTCCTCTATCATGTCCATGAGCGCGACCAGTTGCACGATGTGGTCACCTGCATCCGGCACAACTGCACCATCGACACGATGGGTGATCTGCGCCACTGCTACGCCGATCGCTATCTGAAGACGCCGGAGGAAATGTATCGGCTGTTTCCAGGCTATGAGGGCGCCTTAAGGCGCAGCGCCGAGATCGCCGAACAGTGCCGCTTCAGCCTCGACGAGCTGAAATACCAGTACCCGGAAGAGAAGCTGTTGCCGGGGCTATCGGCCATCGACGCTCTTAAAAAGCTGACCTGGGAAGGGGCGAAGCGGCGCTACCCGGAAGGGGTGCCGCAAAAGGTCATCGACTTGCTGCGTCATGAACTGACCCTGATTGAGAAGCTCAACTACGCGCCCTATTTTCTGACGGTCAACGCCATCGTCAACTTCGCCCGCTCGCAGGATATCCTCTGTCAGGGGCGGGGTTCTGCCGCCAATAGCTGCGTCTGTTTTGTGCTAGGGATCACCAGCGTTGATCCCGACCGCAATGATCTTCTGTTCGAGCGCTTCATCTCCGAAGAGCGGGGCGAACCACCGGATATTGATGTGGACTTCGAGCACCAGCGCCGCGAGGAGGTGCTGCAATGGGTCTATGAGACCTATGGCCGCTCGCACGCCGCGCTGACCGCCGTCGTCACGCGGTTCCGCACGCGCGGGGCCATCCGGGCGGTCCTCAAAGTGATGGGCTATCCCGAAGACACGATCAAGCTGATCTCCAAACAGGTGACCCACTGGCACCGGGGCGGCATGACTCTGGCCGAGGCTGAAGGCTTAGGGCTCAATCTCAATGATCGGCGTCTGAAGCTCGCCATCGACCTGCACCTGTTGCTGATGAACGTGCCGCGGCATTTGAGCCAGCATCCGGGTGGCTTTGTTCTCACTCATGACCGACTCGATGAACTGGTACCGATCGAGCCCGCGCGCATGAAGGCCCGACAGGTCATCGAATGGGACAAGGACGATATCGATGTGCTCGCCTTCATGAAGGTCGATTGTCTGGGGCTTGGCATGATGTCGTGCATGAAGCGCTCGCTCGACCTGCTGGCGGAGGTCAAGGGCATAGAGCTTGATCTCGCCACCATCCCGGCCGAGGACCCGCGCACCTATGCCATGATCCGCAAGGCTGACACGGTCGGTGTCTTCCAGATTGAAAGCCGTGCCCAGCAGGCCATGCTGCCGCGCACCAAGCCCCGGACCTTCTATGATCTGGTGGTGCAGGTCGCCATCGTCCGGCCCGGTCCCATTCAGGGCGGCATGGTCCATCCCTACCTGCGACGCCGTGAGGGCACAGAGGAAGTCACCTATCCGTCAAAAGAACTGGAGGCCATTCTCTCGAAAACCCTGGGCGTGCCTTTGTTTCAGGAGCAGGCCATGTCGGTCGTCATCAAGGCGGCCGGCTTCTCGCCCGGGCGTGCCGACATGGTCCGCCGCGCCATGGCCACCTTCAAACACACCGGCGGCGTCTCGAAATTCCATGACGAGATCGTGCAGGGGATGCTCAAAAACGGCTACACGCAAGACTATGCCGAGCAGATCTTCAGCCAGCTGGAAGGGTTTGGCTCCTATGGGTTTCCGGAGTCGCACGCCTATTCCTTCGCCCTGATCGCCTATGCCTCCTCCTGGATGAAATGCCATCACCCGGATGTCTTCTGTGCCGCGCTCCTGAACTCGCAGCCCATGGGCTTCTATGCCCCGGCGCAACTGGTGCGCAACGCTCAGGAACACGGCGTGGAGGTCCGCCCGGTTTGCGTCAATGCCTCGCACTGGGACTGCACGCTGGAAGAGACAAACCGACCGGGGCGATACGCCGTGAGATTGGGCTTCCGGCTCGTCAAAGGGCTCAAGAGCGCGGACATCGCTAAACTGATCCTGCATCGCGGGGATTACCCCTTCACATCCATCTCTGATCTGTGGAAGCGGGCGCGCACGCCGGTGGCTACGCTGCGACAACTGGCCAAGGCCGATGCCTTCTCTCCCGCCCTGGGTCTGAACCGACGGGACGCCCTGTTTGCTATCCGGGCCCTGCGCGATGATCCGTTACCTCTGTTCGATCATCTGGAGGCGATTGCAGGGGGGACACATGAAATGCCCGAGCCACAAGTAAGCCTTAAACCCATGACGGCCGGGGCCGTAGTGGTCGAGGACTATAATCACCTGGGCCTGACACTGGGGACGCATCCGGTATCGTTCCTGCGCGAAGAGTTGCGCCAGCGCGGCCTGATGCCCTGCGCGGACGCCATGGCCTCAAAAGATGGGCGTAACGTCAGCGTGGCGGGCATGGTGCTCGTCCGCCAGAAGCCGGGCTCCGCCAATGGCGTGATGTTCATGACGCTGGAGGATGAGACCCGCGACGCCAATGTGGTGGTTTGGGAGAAGGTCGCTACCGCCCACAAGGCCGCCGTCTATGGCTCGTCGTTTGTGGCCATCAACGGCTACATCCAGCGCGAAGGCGAGGTGGTGCACCTGATCGCGCGCTCCATCTTCGATCTCTCGCCGCTGCTGGCCAGTATCGGTGAACGCGACACGCCGCTTAGTGTACCTCGTATGCCCGGCGATGAGTTCCGCAATGGTGGGCCCGGACAGGACGCGCGGGTGGCCAGAGCGCAGGGCGGCGGTTGGGTGCAGAAGAGTAGAGATTTTAGGTGA